The Prunus persica cultivar Lovell chromosome G7, Prunus_persica_NCBIv2, whole genome shotgun sequence genome has a segment encoding these proteins:
- the LOC18769574 gene encoding wall-associated receptor kinase-like 20 — translation MLSLENKGRIYSTSFSLLPLCSCKMVTKPNIMPGFLFCHLFFLLCVDHYCSSQKTCPECGSIKVPYPLSTNPHCGDPDYSLHCDPSSKKLYVDALNGSYYLVLQIMAPNQRMLVQPSPWLPGQCVTQDMVVSEGLWLNQSLPFNITSSNTIFLFNCSPRLLVSPLNCTPSSLCHRYLESSGHVDTNRALQCAGKLKLCCTFVAGGTPSAYKIRLHSSGCKAFRSILHLDINQPANQWEEGLEIQWAPPLEPICRTQLDCSQASKCSPTGSNGLSRCLCNRGYYWDHVLGTCSRKKRNTKAGLRLKVSVGVISFFLVAVVIAIITVKRSCKFSEQEKLTKAREDKLKNNDGKSARMFHLKDVKKATKGFSKDRVLGSGGFGEVYKGELEDGTVVAVKSAKVGNIKSTEQVLNEVGILSQVNHKNLVRLLGYCVEAAQPLMLYEYISNGTLSDHLHGKFSTFLDWKTRLRIALQTAEALTYLHSAAHTPIYHRDVKSTNILLDDDFNAKVADFGLSRLACPGLSHVSTCAQGTLGYLDPEYYRNYQLTDKSDVYSYGVVLLELLTSQKAIDFSRDQDDVNLAIYVSVRANNGAIMEVVDQRLFSKEPAGNILASIKLFLELGLACLREKKGDRPAMKDVVQELHCIIQVLGHEVVQN, via the exons ATGCTGTCCCTAGAGAATAAAGGAAGAATCTACAG CACAAGCTTTTCATTGCTTCCCCTTTGTTCATGCAAAATGGTCACTAAGCCAAACATAATGCCAGGCTTCCTCTTCTGCcatctcttcttccttctttgtgTAGATCATTACTGTTCTTCTCAAAAGACCTGCCCGGAATGTGGCTCCATAAAAGTTCCATATCCCCTGAGCACAAACCCCCACTGTGGCGACCCCGACTACTCTCTCCATTGTGACCCTTCCTCTAAGAAACTCTATGTTGATGCCCTCAATGGAAGTTATTATCTTGTGCTTCAAATCATGGCTCCGAATCAGCGCATGCTGGTACAACCATCCCCATGGCTGCCTGGCCAATGTGTTACTCAAGACATGGTGGTGAGTGAGGGCCTCTGGTTGAATCAGTCACTTCCTTTTAACATCACTTCGTCGAACACCATCTTCCTCTTTAACTGCTCTCCACGGCTCTTGGTTTCTCCTCTTAATTGCACTCCATCTAGCCTTTGTCACCGCTACTTGGAAAGCTCAGGACATGTTGACACAAACCGAGCACTTCAGTGCGCAGGCAAGCTTAAGCTTTGCTGCACTTTTGTTGCTGGTGGGACGCCTTCAGCCTACAAAATACGGCTTCACAGTTCAGGTTGTAAAGCCTTTAGAAGCATCCTTCATTTGGATATAAACCAGCCTGCAAACCAATGGGAAGAGGGATTGGAAATTCAGTGGGCTCCTCCACTTGAACCAATTTGTAGAACACAGCTTGACTGCTCTCAAGCTTCCAAATGTTCACCTACTGGTTCCAATGGCCTCTCTCGCTGCCTTTGCAATAGGGGCTACTATTGGGACCATGTTCTTGGAACATGCtcaaggaagaagaggaacacGAAAGCCGGTCTGCGTTTAAAGGTCTCAGTAGGGGTaatctcttttttccttgtggcTGTAGTTATAGCGATAATTACAGTGAAAAGGTCCTGCAAATTCTCTGAGCAGGAAAAGCTTACCAAGGCAAGAGAAGACAAGTTGAAGAACAATGACGGGAAATCGGCTAGAATGTTTCACTTAAAAGATGTGAAGAAAGCCACTAAAGGTTTCTCTAAAGACAGGGTTTTAGGGAGTGGTGGGTTTGGAGAAGTCTACAAAGGAGAGCTTGAAGATGGGACTGTGGTGGCTGTCAAGTCAGCTAAAGTGGGCAACATCAAGAGCACAGAACAAGTACTAAATGAAGTTGGGATACTTTCCCAAGTCAACCACAAAAATCTGGTCAGACTCTTGGGTTATTGTGTGGAAGCTGCGCAGCCATTGATGCTCTATGAGTACATATCAAATGGGACACTCAGTGACCATTTACATGGTAAATTTTCCACCTTTCTTGACTGGAAAACTAGGCTCAGAATTGCCTTACAAACAGCTGAAGCATTGACTTATTTACACTCTGCTGCTCATACTCCCATCTACCATAGAGATGTCAAGTCAACTAATATACTACTAGATGACGATTTCAACGCCAAAGTTGCAGATTTCGGGCTCTCCAGGTTGGCTTGTCCAGGGTTGAGCCATGTCTCAACATGTGCTCAAGGAACATTAGGGTACTTAGACCCCGAATATTATCGCAACTACCAGTTAACTGATAAGAGTGATGTTTATAGTTATGGGGTTGTATTGCTTGAGCTTTTAACATCACAGAAAGCCATTGATTTCTCGCGTGATCAGGACGACGTGAATTTAGCCATTTATGTGAGTGTAAGAGCCAACAATGGTGCAATTATGGAAGTTGTGGATCAGCGGCTGTTTAGCAAGGAGCCTGCAGGGAATATATTGGCAAGCATAAAGCTTTTCTTAGAGCTCGGACTTGCCTGTCTGAGGGAAAAGAAGGGGGATAGGCCAGCCATGAAGGATGTTGTTCAAGAACTCCACTGCATAATTCAAGTTTTAGGTCATGAAGTGGTTCAAAACTAA
- the LOC18770294 gene encoding peptidyl-prolyl cis-trans isomerase FKBP16-4, chloroplastic isoform X2, producing MELFLLPYHQHNPTLLHRPPFPEPITNDAAKPTYQSLHYEGRRALIGSLLTSAAGLYVCDVAEAVSTSRRALRGAKIPESEFTTLPSGLKYYDLKVGSGAEAVTGSRVAVHYVAKWKGITFMTSRQGLGVGGGTPYGFDVGQSERGSVLKGLDLGVKGMKVGGQRLLIVPPELAYGSKGVQEIPPNATIELDVELLAIKQSPFGSPVKIVEG from the exons ATGGAactcttccttcttccttaTCACCAACACAATCCAACTCTGCTCCACAGGCCTCCCTTCCCAGAACCCATTACta ATGATGCTGCAAAACCAACCTACCAGTCATTACACTATGAGGGAAGGAGGGCTTTGATTGGTTCTCTTTTAACCTCAG CTGCTGGCTTGTATGTGTGTGATGTGGCTGAAGCTGTTAGCACAAGTAGGAGAGCT CTAAGAGGAGCGAAAATACCTGAGAGTGAATTTACAACCCTTCCCAGTGGTCTGAA GTACTATGACTTGAAGGTTGGGAGTGGAGCTGAGGCAGTGACAGGATCCCGGGTTGCA GTTCATTATGTTGCGAAGTGGAAGGGTATCACTTTTATGACAAGTAGACAAGGACTTGGTGTTGGAGGAGGAACG CCATACGGATTTGACGTTGGCCAATCTGAGAGGGGATCAGTCCTTAAAGGGTTAGATCTTGGTGTAAAAGGCATGAAGGTTGGAGGCCAG cGACTGCTAATAGTTCCTCCCGAGCTAGCGTATGGAAGCAAAGGAGTCCAGGAAATCCCTCCAAACGCAACCATAGAG TTGGATGTTGAACTACTGGCCATAAAGCAAAGCCCATTTGG GTCTCCTGTAAAAATTGTTGAAGGTTAA
- the LOC18771681 gene encoding threonine dehydratase biosynthetic, chloroplastic, with translation MEALRVSPAHSPLLRSQRLQSHLPNGPQKLSTRRPIKPFVSATLSRPTADVSAEPSTSSASFETRTTPSPPPHRVSADSLQYPPGFLGAVPDRTATDGNDNGNIVDAMEYLTNILSSKVYDVAIESPLELATKLSERLGVRVWMKREDLQPVFSFKLRGAYNMMAKLPREQLDRGVICSSAGNHAQGVALAAKKLNCSAVIAMPVTTPEIKWKSVERLGATVVLIGDSYDEAQTYAKKRAQEEGRSFIPPFDHPDVIIGQGTVGMEIMRQTKGPLHAIFVPVGGGGLIAGIAAYVKRVSPKVKIIGVEPSDANAMALSLHHGQRIMLDQVGGFADGVAVKEVGEETFRLCKDMVDGVVLVSRDAICGSIKDMFEETRSILEPAGALALAGAEAYCKYYGLKGENVVAITSGANMNFDKLRVVTELANVGRQQEAVLATIMPEEPGSFKHYCELVGPMNISEFKYRYNSDKQAVVLYSVGVHTASELKEMQERLESCQLKTYNLTKSDLVKDHLRYLMGGRSNVQNEVLCHFVFPERPGALMKFLDAFSPRWNISLFHYRGQGETGANVLVGIQVARGDIDEFQARAGSLGYDYAVVTDNDEFNLLMH, from the exons ATGGAGGCCCTCCGCGTCAGCCCAGCCCATTCCCCACTTCTCCGGTCACAACGCCTCCAGTCTCACCTCCCCAATGGGCCCCAGAAGCTCAGCACCCGCCGTCCGATCAAGCCCTTCGTTTCCGCCACGCTTTCCCGACCGACGGCCGATGTTTCCGCCGAACCCTCCACCTCCTCTGCTTCCTTCGAGACCAGAACGACGCCGTCTCCGCCTCCCCACCGGGTGTCGGCCGATTCGCTCCAGTACCCGCCCGGCTTCCTCGGAGCCGTACCCGACCGTACTGCCACCGACGGAAACGACAACGGGAACATTGTCGACGCCATGGAATACTTGACGAACATACTGTCGTCGAAGGTGTATGACGTGGCCATCGAATCGCCGTTAGAATTGGCTACGAAGCTGTCGGAGCGATTGGGAGTGAGAGTTTGGATGAAAAGAGAGGACTTGCAGCCT GTCTTCTCGTTCAAGCTTCGGGGAGCTTACAACATGATGGCAAAGCTTCCAAGGGAGCAACTGGATCGAGGGGTTATTTGCTCCTCAGCTGGAAACCATGCCCAAGGAGTTGCCTTGGCTGCTAAGAAGTTGAATTGCAGTGCTGTGATTGCAATGCCTGTAACCACACCAGAAATTAag TGGAAATCTGTTGAGAGATTGGGCGCCACGGTTGTTCTTATAGGGGATTCATATGATGAGGCTCAAACTTATGCTAAGAAGCGGGCTCAAGAGGAGGGAAGGAGCTTCATACCTCCTTTTGATCACCCAGATGTTATTATCGGACAAGGAACGGTTGGGATGGAAATTATGCGTCAAACAAAGGGCCCATTGCATGCAATTTTTGTTCCTGTTGGAGGTGGTGGTCTCATAGCTGGAATTGCTGCATATGTAAAGAGGGTTTCTCCGAAG GTAAAGATTATTGGTGTGGAGCCCTCTGATGCAAATGCAATGGCATTGTCGCTGCATCATGGTCAGAGAATAATGTTGGACCAGGTTGGAGGTTTTGCAGATGGTGTGGCTGTGAAAGAGGTTGGTGAAGAAACCTTCCGCTTATGCAAGGACATGGTAGATGGTGTAGTTCTTGTTAGCCGTGATGCTATATGTGGCTCAATAAAG GATATGTTTGAAGAGACTAGGAGCATTTTAGAACCAGCAGGCGCTCTTGCTCTTGCTGGAGCTGAAGCTTACTGCAAGTATTATGGTCTTAAAGGAGAAAACGTTGTTGCAATAACCAGTGGGGCAAATATGAACTTTGATAAACTGAGAGTGGTCACTGAACTTGCTAATGTTGGTCGGCAACAAGAGGCTGTACTCGCAACTATTATGCCAGAGGAGCCTGGGAGCTTTAAACATTATTGTGAACTG GTGGGCCCAATGAATATCAGTGAATTTAAATACAGATATAATTCTGATAAACAGGCTGTAGTATTGTACAG TGTTGGTGTGCACACAGCTTCTGAACTTAAAGAAATGCAAGAGCGCCTGGAGTCTTGTCAACTCAAGACTTACAATCTCACAAAAAGTGACTTGGTTAAAGATCACTTGCGCTACTTG ATGGGGGGCAGATCAAATGTTCAAAACGAGGTTCTTTGTCACTTTGTGTTCCCAGAAAGACCTGGTGCTCTGATGAAGTTCTTGGACGCTTTCAGTCCACGTTGGAATATTAGTTTGTTCCACTACCGTGGACAG GGTGAAACTGGGGCAAATGTGTTGGTTGGAATCCAAGTTGCCCGGGGCGATATTGATGAATTTCAAGCTCGTGCGGGTTCTCTTGGATATGACTATGCAGTGGTGACTGACAACGATGAGTTCAATCTTTTAATGCATTGA
- the LOC18770796 gene encoding protein CHUP1, chloroplastic codes for MESSTSKVEVIIRPMLLKTGIPLALSVVGFICAKLMAKRSLNPKESLSEADDQVLRDGDSFHSFSSTCVFSMEDHEPIIMDANVMNLAESLEIGYNKHELEEEFSFLRIRLDDLQNRESELEMQFIHYCYLEEKKSVVVELRNMLLLEMAHVEFFNREFSSMEAESQRLEKLVVEYLRILEQLEYWKSENGFLQRKVKKLLRKASRQSRIMQKQDLKLEAWEAEVLRIYDVLETRTKVIKKLEDEVGELRVVLGQVQDEKNVLLAKLELAEKSASSISKIGGEGIKIEVLKKEIEQLQKDRAAELKELVYLRWSNACLRHELMRNQAQEEQQDQEKNNNLATDFEGSGEIADYGLASMVLEHNEPCFGIVSGDQACSERQKLFQRLRRLVEGSDKAKGRRLGEKERNEEVKCFGRHSVSADAEAHHIARSSCASA; via the exons ATGGAGAGCTCAACATCGAAGGTAGAGGTCATCATAAGGCCTATGCTGCTTAAAACTGGGATTCCTTTAGCTTTGTCTGTGGTTGGTTTCATCTGTGCAAAGCTTATGGCTAAAAGAAGCTTGAATCCTAAAGAGTCTTTATCAGAAGCTGATGATCAGGTGCTTAGAGATGGGGATAGCTTTCATAGTTTCAGTTCTACATGTGTGTTTTCCATGGAAGATCATGAACCAATTATCATGGATGCAAATGTCATGAATTTGGCAGAAAGTTTGGAGATTGGATATAATAAACACGAATTGGAGGAAGAGTTTTCGTTCCTAAGAATCCGACTTGATGATCTTCAAAACAGAGAATCTGAGTTGGAGATGCAATTTATCCACTACTGTTACttggaagagaaaaaatcTGTTGTTGTGGAGCTGAGGAATATGTTGTTATTGGAAATGGCTCATGTTGAGTTTTTCAACAGAGAATTTTCATCCATGGAGGCTGAGAGCCAAAGGCTTGAGAAGTTGGTAGTAGAATATTTGAGGATTTTGGAGCAACTTGAGTATTGGAAATCAGAAAATGGATTTCTTCAGAGAAAGGTAAAGAAGCTTTTGAGGAAAGCAAGTCGGCAATCTCGAATAATGCAAAAACAAGATTTGAAGCTTGAAGCTTGGGAAGCAGAAGTTTTGAGGATATATGATGTACTAGAAACAAGGACAAAGGTTATCAAGAAATTGGAAGATGAAGTTGGGGAGCTGAGAGTGGTTTTGGGCCAAGTGCAGGATGAGAAAAATGTGCTCTTGGCAAAGCTTGAATTGGCAGAAAAATCAGCTTCCTCAATCTCCAAG ATTGGAGGAGAAGGGATCAAAATTGAAGTCCTCAAAAAGGAAATAGAGCAGCTGCAGAAGGATCGTGCAGCTGAACTGAAGGAACTGGTTTACTTGCGGTGGAGCAATGCTTGCTTAAGGCACGAGTTGATGAGGAATCAAGCACAAGAAGAGCAGCAAGATCAGGAGAAGAACAATAATTTGGCAACAGATTTTGAAGGAAGCGGAGAAATTGCAGATTATGGGTTAGCTAGCATGGTTTTGGAGCATAATGAGCCTTGCTTTGGAATTGTGAGCGGCGATCAGGCTTGTTCGGAAAGGCAAAAGCTATTTCAAAGGCTTAGAAGATTGGTGGAAGGCAGTGACAAggcaaaaggaagaagattgggtgagaaagaaaggaatgAAGAAGTCAAGTGTTTTGGAAGGCATTCTGTTTCAGCTGATGCAGAGGCACATCACATTGCAAGGAGTTCTTGCGCTAGTGCTTGA
- the LOC18770294 gene encoding peptidyl-prolyl cis-trans isomerase FKBP16-4, chloroplastic isoform X1 has translation MELFLLPYHQHNPTLLHRPPFPEPITSKRLLKRNLHVLPCQCSLPFSDDAAKPTYQSLHYEGRRALIGSLLTSAAGLYVCDVAEAVSTSRRALRGAKIPESEFTTLPSGLKYYDLKVGSGAEAVTGSRVAVHYVAKWKGITFMTSRQGLGVGGGTPYGFDVGQSERGSVLKGLDLGVKGMKVGGQRLLIVPPELAYGSKGVQEIPPNATIELDVELLAIKQSPFGSPVKIVEG, from the exons ATGGAactcttccttcttccttaTCACCAACACAATCCAACTCTGCTCCACAGGCCTCCCTTCCCAGAACCCATTACta GCAAGAGACTCCTCAAGAGGAACTTACATGTCTTACCATGTCAATGCTCATTGCCCTTTTCAGATGATGCTGCAAAACCAACCTACCAGTCATTACACTATGAGGGAAGGAGGGCTTTGATTGGTTCTCTTTTAACCTCAG CTGCTGGCTTGTATGTGTGTGATGTGGCTGAAGCTGTTAGCACAAGTAGGAGAGCT CTAAGAGGAGCGAAAATACCTGAGAGTGAATTTACAACCCTTCCCAGTGGTCTGAA GTACTATGACTTGAAGGTTGGGAGTGGAGCTGAGGCAGTGACAGGATCCCGGGTTGCA GTTCATTATGTTGCGAAGTGGAAGGGTATCACTTTTATGACAAGTAGACAAGGACTTGGTGTTGGAGGAGGAACG CCATACGGATTTGACGTTGGCCAATCTGAGAGGGGATCAGTCCTTAAAGGGTTAGATCTTGGTGTAAAAGGCATGAAGGTTGGAGGCCAG cGACTGCTAATAGTTCCTCCCGAGCTAGCGTATGGAAGCAAAGGAGTCCAGGAAATCCCTCCAAACGCAACCATAGAG TTGGATGTTGAACTACTGGCCATAAAGCAAAGCCCATTTGG GTCTCCTGTAAAAATTGTTGAAGGTTAA